The following are encoded together in the Streptomyces rapamycinicus NRRL 5491 genome:
- the secF gene encoding protein translocase subunit SecF: protein MSRLGTLGARLYRGEVGYDFVGKRKLWYGISILITITAIVGLAVRGLNMGIEFSGGAVFTTPNSKVSASDLRQTAEDASGGHTVVVQELGRGGVRIQISELGTKEALPVQEELAKELGVKTSKIDTQLVGPSWGEQIASKAWQGLAIFMVLVVIYLAIAFEWRMALAALIALIHDLTITVGVYALVGFEVTPGTVIGLLTILGYSLYDTVVVFDGLKEASKDITKQTRFTYGEIANRSLNSTLVRSINTTIVALLPVGALLFIGGGLLGAGMLNDISLALFVGLAAGAYSSIFIATPLVADFKGRDPRMKALAKRVKAKRAAAAKAETADSASEEDDAPALEDAAAAPSGVVGQRRQPASRNRGRGRPSGKRR from the coding sequence ATGTCGCGACTCGGCACTCTCGGCGCCAGGCTCTACCGAGGCGAGGTCGGCTACGACTTCGTCGGCAAGCGGAAGCTCTGGTACGGCATCTCGATACTGATCACCATCACGGCCATCGTGGGCCTGGCGGTGCGCGGCCTGAACATGGGCATCGAGTTCTCCGGCGGCGCGGTCTTCACCACCCCGAACAGCAAGGTCTCGGCCTCCGACCTGCGCCAGACGGCAGAGGACGCGTCCGGCGGCCACACCGTCGTCGTCCAGGAGCTCGGCCGGGGCGGCGTGCGGATCCAGATCAGCGAGCTGGGCACCAAGGAGGCGCTGCCGGTCCAGGAGGAGCTCGCCAAGGAGCTGGGCGTCAAGACCAGCAAGATCGACACCCAGCTGGTCGGGCCGAGCTGGGGCGAGCAGATCGCCAGCAAGGCCTGGCAGGGTCTGGCGATCTTCATGGTGCTGGTGGTGATCTATCTCGCCATCGCCTTCGAGTGGCGGATGGCGCTGGCCGCCCTGATCGCCCTGATCCACGACCTCACCATCACGGTCGGTGTCTACGCGCTGGTCGGCTTCGAGGTCACCCCGGGCACCGTGATCGGTCTGCTGACGATCCTCGGTTATTCGCTCTACGACACCGTCGTGGTCTTCGACGGTCTCAAGGAAGCGTCCAAGGACATCACCAAGCAGACCCGCTTCACCTACGGCGAGATCGCCAACCGCAGCCTCAATTCGACCCTGGTGCGGTCCATCAACACCACGATCGTGGCGCTGCTGCCGGTCGGCGCCCTGCTGTTCATCGGCGGCGGTCTGCTCGGCGCGGGCATGCTCAACGACATCTCCCTGGCGCTCTTCGTCGGCCTCGCCGCCGGTGCGTACTCCTCGATCTTCATCGCGACCCCGCTGGTCGCCGATTTCAAGGGGCGCGACCCGAGGATGAAGGCGCTGGCCAAGCGGGTGAAGGCCAAGCGTGCCGCGGCCGCCAAGGCCGAGACGGCCGACTCGGCCTCCGAGGAGGACGACGCTCCCGCCCTGGAGGACGCCGCCGCGGCCCCCTCCGGAGTCGTCGGTCAGCGTCGCCAGCCCGCCTCCCGCAACCGGGGGCGCGGCCGGCCGTCGGGCAAGCGGCGATGA
- the yajC gene encoding preprotein translocase subunit YajC: MNIVTLLPFIVLIGAMFLMTRSAKNKQRQAQSMRNEMQPGSGVRTIGGMYATVKEVHDDTVLLEVAPGVHAIYAKNAVGAVLPDDEYNRVVHGIDPDEDAADTPVVPDDASSLTEAADADSSADKVGLEKTDKVDDDAAEKADAADEAGDEAGETDVKKIDLGKDDAAAAAGTSEDDKRDGGTDAK, encoded by the coding sequence GTGAATATCGTGACTCTCCTGCCGTTCATCGTGCTTATCGGGGCCATGTTCCTGATGACGCGTTCGGCCAAGAACAAGCAGCGCCAGGCCCAGTCGATGCGCAATGAGATGCAGCCGGGCTCCGGCGTGCGGACCATCGGCGGCATGTACGCGACGGTCAAGGAGGTCCACGACGACACGGTCCTCCTCGAGGTGGCCCCCGGCGTGCACGCGATCTACGCGAAGAACGCGGTGGGAGCCGTCCTGCCGGACGACGAGTACAACCGCGTGGTGCACGGCATCGACCCCGACGAGGACGCCGCCGACACCCCTGTCGTTCCCGACGACGCCTCCTCGCTGACCGAGGCCGCCGACGCCGACTCGTCCGCCGACAAGGTCGGGCTCGAGAAGACCGACAAGGTCGACGACGACGCGGCCGAGAAGGCCGACGCGGCCGACGAGGCGGGCGACGAGGCCGGGGAGACGGACGTCAAGAAGATCGACCTCGGCAAGGACGACGCCGCCGCCGCGGCGGGCACCTCCGAGGACGACAAGCGGGACGGCGGCACCGACGCGAAGTAA
- the secD gene encoding protein translocase subunit SecD has product MAAPKKGRRSSGSQGRPGRPLAVILIAIAALTGGMFVSGHTTPRLGIDLAGGTSFTLEAKNQPGKPNAINTDNMNTAVGIIERRVNGLGVSEAEVQTQGEKHIIVNIPKGTNAKQARQQVGTTAQLYFRPVVTTTSGQKTPEKPNSTPSPSASASGKGQDKGDDKGGKPSGTPSASSSASASSSASPSTQGRALSKGLKADEKPSGSPSPSKTPKPDPSKSPSGSSDQEELAKQFAKLDCTTKAGRAAAAEKAANAKPTDQVLACSQKGDAKFVLGPSEVEGTDVDDASSVFESQNGAGWIVQLDFNSKGSKKFAKTTGELTKQQSPQNRFAIALDGEVVSDPEVTQGAITGGRATISGGFTQQSSEDLANVLSFGALPLSFDIADETTVSAALGGEQLDAGLIAGAIGLALVVIYLVVYYRGLALVAMASLGVSAILTYTIMVLLGPGIGFALNLPAVCGAIVAIGITADSFIVYFERIRDEIREGRSLRPAVERGWPRARRTILVSDFVSFLAAAVLYIVTVGKVQGFAFTLGLTTLLDVAVVFLFTKPLMTILARRPFFGNGHSWSGLDPKRLGVTPPLRRRRPAAPGPADTKEA; this is encoded by the coding sequence GTGGCAGCACCGAAGAAGGGCCGCAGGTCCTCCGGGTCACAGGGCAGGCCAGGGCGCCCCTTGGCCGTCATCCTGATCGCCATCGCGGCGCTGACCGGAGGCATGTTCGTCTCCGGGCACACCACGCCGCGACTGGGCATCGATCTCGCGGGCGGCACCAGCTTCACGCTGGAGGCCAAGAACCAACCGGGCAAGCCCAACGCGATCAACACGGACAACATGAACACCGCCGTGGGGATCATCGAGCGGCGGGTCAACGGTCTGGGTGTGTCCGAGGCCGAGGTCCAGACGCAGGGCGAGAAGCACATCATCGTGAACATCCCCAAGGGGACGAACGCGAAGCAGGCCCGGCAGCAGGTCGGCACCACCGCCCAGCTCTACTTCCGGCCGGTGGTCACGACCACCAGCGGCCAGAAGACCCCCGAGAAGCCCAACTCCACCCCCAGCCCGTCGGCCAGCGCCAGCGGCAAGGGCCAGGACAAGGGCGACGACAAGGGCGGCAAGCCGTCCGGCACGCCGTCGGCCTCGTCATCGGCCTCCGCATCCTCCTCCGCCAGCCCCAGCACCCAGGGGCGGGCCCTCTCCAAGGGCCTGAAGGCCGACGAGAAGCCCAGCGGGAGCCCCTCGCCGTCGAAGACCCCGAAGCCCGACCCGTCCAAGAGCCCGTCGGGCTCCAGCGACCAGGAAGAGCTGGCCAAGCAGTTCGCGAAGCTGGACTGCACCACCAAGGCCGGACGCGCCGCGGCGGCCGAGAAGGCGGCCAACGCCAAGCCGACCGACCAGGTGCTGGCCTGCAGCCAGAAGGGCGACGCCAAGTTCGTCCTCGGCCCCTCCGAGGTCGAGGGCACCGACGTGGACGACGCCTCGTCGGTCTTCGAGAGCCAGAACGGGGCGGGCTGGATCGTCCAGCTCGACTTCAACAGCAAGGGCTCCAAGAAGTTCGCCAAGACCACCGGCGAGCTGACCAAGCAGCAGTCCCCGCAGAACCGCTTCGCGATCGCCCTGGACGGCGAGGTCGTCTCCGACCCCGAGGTCACCCAGGGCGCCATCACCGGCGGCCGGGCCACCATCTCCGGCGGCTTCACCCAGCAGAGCTCCGAGGACCTGGCCAACGTGCTGTCCTTCGGCGCGCTCCCGCTGTCCTTCGACATCGCCGACGAGACCACCGTCTCCGCCGCGCTCGGCGGTGAGCAGCTGGACGCCGGTCTGATCGCCGGTGCCATCGGCCTCGCGCTCGTCGTGATCTACCTGGTCGTCTACTACCGCGGGCTCGCCCTCGTGGCCATGGCCAGCCTCGGCGTCTCCGCGATCCTGACGTACACGATCATGGTGCTGCTCGGCCCGGGCATCGGCTTCGCGCTGAACCTCCCGGCGGTCTGCGGCGCGATCGTGGCCATCGGTATCACCGCGGACTCGTTCATCGTCTACTTCGAACGGATCCGCGACGAGATCCGGGAGGGCCGCTCGCTGCGTCCCGCCGTCGAGCGCGGCTGGCCGCGGGCCCGGCGCACCATCCTGGTGTCCGACTTCGTGTCCTTCCTGGCCGCCGCGGTGCTCTACATCGTCACCGTCGGCAAGGTGCAGGGCTTCGCCTTCACCCTGGGGCTCACCACGCTGCTCGACGTCGCCGTGGTGTTCCTCTTCACCAAGCCGCTGATGACGATCCTCGCCCGCCGTCCGTTCTTCGGGAACGGCCATTCGTGGTCCGGACTGGACCCCAAGCGCCTCGGGGTCACGCCGCCGCTGCGCCGTCGCCGTCCCGCCGCCCCCGGCCCCGCCGACACGAAGGAGGCGTGA
- the ruvB gene encoding Holliday junction branch migration DNA helicase RuvB produces the protein MNWDETPPATADDAPSGAGGRLVGADADGDDQAVEAALRPQDLGEFVGQERVREQLDLVLKAARQRGGTADHVLLSGAPGLGKTTLSMIIAAEMGAPIRITSGPAIQHAGDLAAILSSLTEGEVLFLDEIHRMSRPAEEMLYMAMEDFRVDVIVGKGPGATAIPLELPPFTLVGATTRAGLLPPPLRDRFGFTGHMEFYAPAELERVIHRSAGLLDVTIDPEGASEIAGRSRGTPRISNRLLRRVRDYAQVKADGVITREIAASALAVYDVDERGLDRLDRAVLSALLKLFGGGPVGLSTLAVAVGEERETVEEVAEPFLVREGLLARTPRGRIGTPAAWAHMGLTPPPQTAAGGQAGLFET, from the coding sequence GTGAACTGGGACGAGACCCCTCCGGCCACCGCCGACGACGCCCCGTCCGGCGCGGGCGGCAGGCTGGTGGGCGCCGACGCGGACGGCGACGACCAGGCGGTGGAGGCCGCGCTGCGCCCCCAGGACCTCGGCGAGTTCGTCGGGCAGGAGCGGGTCCGCGAACAGCTGGACCTGGTGCTCAAGGCGGCCCGGCAGCGCGGCGGCACCGCCGACCATGTGCTGCTCTCCGGCGCGCCCGGACTGGGCAAGACCACACTCTCCATGATCATCGCCGCCGAGATGGGCGCCCCGATCCGGATCACCTCCGGCCCCGCCATCCAGCACGCCGGCGATCTGGCCGCGATCCTCTCCTCCCTCACCGAGGGCGAGGTGCTCTTCCTCGACGAGATCCACCGGATGTCCCGGCCCGCCGAGGAGATGCTCTACATGGCGATGGAGGACTTCCGCGTCGACGTCATCGTCGGCAAGGGGCCCGGGGCCACCGCCATCCCGCTGGAGCTGCCGCCGTTCACGCTGGTCGGCGCCACCACCCGGGCCGGGCTGCTGCCGCCCCCGCTGCGCGACCGCTTCGGCTTCACCGGCCATATGGAGTTCTACGCCCCGGCCGAGCTGGAGCGGGTCATCCACCGCTCCGCCGGGCTGCTCGACGTGACCATCGACCCCGAGGGCGCGTCCGAGATCGCGGGCCGCTCCCGCGGCACCCCCCGGATCTCCAACCGGCTGCTGCGCCGGGTGCGTGACTACGCCCAGGTCAAGGCGGACGGCGTGATCACCCGCGAGATCGCCGCCAGCGCCCTGGCCGTCTACGACGTGGACGAGCGCGGCCTGGACCGGCTGGACCGGGCGGTGCTCAGCGCCCTGCTCAAGCTGTTCGGCGGCGGGCCGGTGGGCCTGTCGACCCTCGCGGTCGCGGTGGGGGAGGAGCGTGAGACGGTGGAGGAGGTCGCCGAGCCCTTCCTGGTCCGGGAGGGGTTGCTGGCCCGTACCCCCCGGGGGCGGATCGGTACCCCGGCGGCCTGGGCGCATATGGGGCTCACCCCACCGCCGCAGACCGCCGCCGGTGGTCAGGCGGGCCTCTTCGAGACATGA
- the ruvC gene encoding crossover junction endodeoxyribonuclease RuvC, which produces MRVLGVDPGLTRCGVGVVEGVAGRPLRMLGVGVIRTGADTATADRLVLIERGIEQWLDAHRPECVAVERVFSQHNVRTVMGTAQASAVAMLCAARRGLPVALHTPSEVKAAVTGSGRADKAQVGSMVTRLLRLDAPPKPADAADALALAICHIWRAPATNRLQQAVAAHRTTNSARTTNSARTTNSARTTDPTRTPSPARPTSPAGTPSSARTTKGRTS; this is translated from the coding sequence TCGGCGTGGTCGAGGGGGTCGCGGGCCGCCCGCTGCGGATGCTCGGCGTCGGCGTCATACGGACCGGGGCGGATACCGCGACCGCCGACCGGCTCGTCCTCATCGAGCGCGGCATCGAGCAGTGGCTGGACGCCCACCGGCCCGAATGCGTCGCCGTGGAGCGGGTGTTCAGCCAGCACAACGTCCGTACCGTCATGGGCACCGCGCAGGCCAGCGCCGTCGCCATGCTGTGCGCGGCCCGCCGCGGGCTGCCGGTCGCGCTGCACACCCCCAGCGAGGTCAAGGCCGCCGTCACCGGATCCGGGCGCGCCGACAAGGCGCAGGTCGGCTCGATGGTGACCCGGCTGCTGCGGCTGGACGCACCGCCCAAACCGGCCGATGCCGCGGACGCGCTGGCGCTCGCCATCTGCCATATCTGGCGGGCCCCCGCGACCAACCGCCTCCAGCAGGCCGTCGCCGCCCACCGCACCACAAACTCCGCCCGCACCACAAACTCCGCCCGCACCACAAACTCCGCCCGCACCACGGACCCCACCCGCACCCCGAGTCCCGCCCGCCCGACGAGCCCCGCCGGCACCCCGAGCAGCGCGCGTACCACGAAAGGCCGTACCTCATGA
- the ruvA gene encoding Holliday junction branch migration protein RuvA, with protein sequence MIAFVSGPVAAVAPDTAVIEVGGVGMAVQCTPATLAGLRVGQQARLATSLVVREDSLTLYGFADDDERQAFELLQTASGVGPRLAQAMLAVHSPDALRLAVSTGDEKALTAVPGIGKKGAQRLLLELKDRLGEPLGSAVPGARSAAAPGWSDQLHTALVGLGYATREADEAVAAVTPRAEETVAAGGTPQVAQLLRAALQTLNRTR encoded by the coding sequence ATGATCGCGTTCGTCTCCGGTCCGGTGGCGGCCGTCGCCCCGGACACCGCCGTGATCGAGGTCGGCGGGGTCGGGATGGCGGTCCAGTGCACCCCGGCCACCCTGGCCGGACTGCGCGTCGGACAGCAGGCCCGGCTGGCCACCTCCCTCGTCGTCCGTGAGGATTCGCTGACCCTCTACGGCTTCGCCGACGACGACGAGCGCCAGGCCTTCGAACTGCTCCAGACCGCCAGCGGGGTCGGCCCCCGGCTGGCCCAGGCCATGCTGGCCGTGCACTCCCCGGACGCGCTGCGGCTCGCGGTGTCCACCGGGGACGAGAAGGCGCTCACCGCCGTCCCCGGCATCGGCAAGAAGGGGGCGCAGCGGCTGCTGCTGGAGCTCAAGGACCGGCTCGGCGAGCCGCTCGGCTCCGCCGTGCCCGGCGCCCGCTCGGCGGCCGCCCCCGGCTGGAGCGATCAGCTGCACACCGCGCTGGTCGGCCTCGGCTACGCCACCCGCGAGGCGGACGAGGCGGTCGCCGCCGTCACCCCGCGGGCCGAGGAAACGGTGGCGGCGGGCGGTACGCCCCAGGTGGCTCAGCTGCTGCGGGCCGCCCTGCAGACCCTGAACCGCACACGGTGA